A portion of the Sabethes cyaneus chromosome 3, idSabCyanKW18_F2, whole genome shotgun sequence genome contains these proteins:
- the LOC128741902 gene encoding myophilin, translating to MSTNRAPKSGFAAEAQRKINSKYSEELAAECLEWIKEVTGEPINTSGEMDNFYEVLKDGVLLCNLANAIETGSVKKINTSKMAFKCMENISAFLENAKKFGVPPQETFQTVDLWERQNLNSVVICLQSLGRKMAKYGKPSIGPKEADKNERQFSEEQLRAGQTVISLQYGSNKGATQSGINFGNTRHM from the coding sequence ATCAATTCCAAATACAGCGAAGAACTGGCCGCCGAATGTTTGGAATGGATCAAGGAAGTAACCGGCGAACCGATCAACACCTCCGGCGAGATGGACAACTTCTACGAGGTGCTGAAGGATGGCGTGCTGCTGTGCAATCTGGCCAACGCTATCGAGACCGGTTCGGTGAAGAAGATCAACACCAGCAAGATGGCATTCAAGTGCATGGAAAACATCTCCGCCTTTCTGGAGAATGCGAAAAAGTTCGGCGTTCCACCGCAGGAAACCTTCCAGACGGTGGACCTATGGGAACGGCAAAATTTGAACTCGGTCGTTATCTGCCTGCAATCGTTGGGAAGAAAAATGGCCAAATACGGAAAACCCTCGATCGGCCCGAAGGAGGCGGACAAGAACGAACGTCAGTTCTCGGAAGAACAGCTGCGGGCTGGTCAAACGGTCATTTCCCTGCAGTACGGCTCCAATAAGGGTGCTACCCAGAGCGGCATCAACTTCGGCAACACTAGACACATGTAA